A window from Alkalilimnicola sp. S0819 encodes these proteins:
- the aroB gene encoding 3-dehydroquinate synthase produces the protein MQTLIVELAERSYPIHIGPGLLDRPELIRPHVHGSQVLIISNETVAPLYLARLQDSLADYRPGTLILPDGERYKTLETAGRIYDELLQGRYDRHCTLIALGGGVIGDMVGFAAATYQRGVHFIQIPTTLLAQVDSSVGGKTAVNHPLGKNMIGAFHQPQLVLADTDTLATLPPRELRAGLAEVVKYGLIRDLPFLEWLEARPQALLAGDGDTLIDAVYASCRNKAEVVAADEREQGQRALLNLGHTFGHAVETHTGYSSWLHGEAVSAGMAMAARLSAELGWLATEDRQRVEALLRALELPTAPPTDLDPQRFRDLMAVDKKAQAGQLRLVLLRALGDAVISRDFDDTALQRTLNHYHRAA, from the coding sequence ATGCAAACCCTCATCGTGGAACTGGCCGAGCGTAGCTACCCCATTCATATCGGCCCCGGGCTACTGGACCGCCCGGAGCTGATCCGCCCCCATGTGCACGGTAGCCAAGTGCTGATCATCAGCAACGAGACCGTTGCGCCGTTGTACCTGGCCCGCCTGCAGGACAGCCTGGCGGACTACCGCCCAGGCACCCTCATCCTGCCCGACGGCGAGCGCTACAAGACCCTGGAAACCGCCGGGCGCATCTACGATGAGCTGCTTCAAGGCCGCTACGATCGCCATTGCACCCTCATCGCCCTGGGCGGGGGCGTGATCGGCGATATGGTCGGCTTCGCCGCCGCCACCTACCAGCGCGGCGTGCACTTCATCCAGATCCCCACCACCCTGCTCGCCCAGGTGGACTCCTCCGTGGGCGGTAAGACCGCCGTAAACCACCCCCTGGGCAAGAACATGATCGGCGCCTTCCACCAGCCGCAACTGGTGCTGGCCGATACCGACACACTCGCCACCCTGCCGCCGCGGGAACTGCGGGCGGGCCTGGCGGAGGTCGTCAAATACGGCCTGATCCGCGACCTGCCCTTCCTGGAATGGCTGGAGGCGCGCCCGCAAGCCCTGCTGGCGGGTGACGGCGACACCCTGATAGACGCTGTGTATGCTTCCTGCCGCAACAAGGCCGAAGTGGTCGCCGCCGACGAGCGCGAACAGGGTCAGCGCGCCCTGCTCAATCTCGGCCACACCTTCGGCCATGCCGTGGAGACCCACACCGGCTACAGCAGTTGGCTGCACGGCGAGGCGGTGAGCGCGGGCATGGCCATGGCCGCTCGGCTGTCAGCGGAACTGGGCTGGCTCGCGACCGAGGACCGGCAACGGGTAGAGGCCCTGTTGCGCGCGCTGGAACTGCCCACCGCGCCGCCGACGGACCTGGACCCGCAGCGCTTTCGTGACCTGATGGCCGTAGACAAGAAAGCCCAGGCCGGCCAACTGCGCCTGGTGTTGCTGCGGGCACTGGGCGATGCCGTGATCAGCCGCGATTTCGATGACACCGCCTTGCAGCGCACCCTCAACCATTACCACCGGGCGGCCTGA
- the gltB gene encoding glutamate synthase large subunit gives MSYQNSEHRGLYRPKFERDNCGFGLIAHMDGTPSHRLVKTAIQALTRMTHRGAVAADMKSGDGCGLLLKRPDSFLRAVADEAGIPLGEQYAVGAVFLSQDESAARIARETMERELQAEGLTIAGWRPVPVNPEACGEEALASLPLIEQLFVNAPAQMSEANLERHLFIGRRRAENALAEDEVFYIASLSSRVLSYKGLVMPSYLPVFYLDLQDPRMAAALAVFHQRFSTNTLPQWRLAQPFRYLAHNGEINTIEGNRNWANARAGIFESPLIPNMDDIRPLVNSEGSDSSSMDNMFEVLLAGGVDMFRAMRLLVPPAWQNVDSMDPDLRAFYEYHSMHIEPWDGPAGIVLTDGRYAGCVLDRNGLRPARWVITKDRHITLASEIGVWDYQPEDVVRKGRLKPGQMLAADTDTGELLLPEDIDEQLKNRKPYKRWLAAHAHSVEHDPADQAEPLDSAAVLAYQKMFNVSFEERELVLRVTAQGGQEPVGSMGDDTPFPVLSRQLRSPYDSFRQQFAQVTNPAIDPLREQIVMSLETCLGREKNLFEETEAHAKRLVLESPVLSGAKFRALLRQDDPDYAHELIDLNYDPARGLRSAIEAVAEQAEAAVRAGKTLVVLSDRQIREGKLPIHALLATGAVHQRLVREGLRSSANIIVETGTARDSHHFAVLIGNGASAVFPYLVYDVLADQLRTGEIKAAERLELGSNFRKGINKGLYKILSKMGISTIASYRGAQLFEIVGLHDEVVDLCFTGTTSRIQGINFADLEEDQQQLAELAWAKRKPINQGGVYKYVHNGEYHAYNPEVVRALQESVETGDYQRYKRYAELVNTRPVTVLRDLLGLKLAEQPLALDEIEPIEAITQRFDSAGMSLGALSPEAHEALAIGMNRLGARSNSGEGGEDVARYGTERMSKIKQIASGRFGVTPHYLVNAEVLQIKLAQGAKPGEGGQLPGHKVNDIIARLRYSMPGVALISPPPHHDIYSIEDLAQLIFDLKQVNPEALVSVKLVAEAGVGTIAAGVAKAYADLITIAGYDGGTGASPLTSVKYAGGPWELGLTETHQVLRRNNLRDRIRLQTDGGLKTGLDVIKAAILGAESFGFGTAPMIAMGCKYLRICHLNNCPTGVATQQDVLRLRHFIGSPERVSNYFRFVAEEVREWLAKLGVRRLEDLVGRTDLMEVLPGETERQGRLDYSPILSDAGVPAERPRLCGVERNLPFDKGELAEQMVADALPAIEAKSGGEFSYTLRNTHRSIGARLSGEIARRHGNLGMSDKPLVLKLTGTAGQSFGVWNAGGLHMHLEGDANDYVGKGMAGGKLVIHPPAGSVFKTQETTIIGNTCLYGATGGKLYAAGLAGERFAVRNSGALAVVEGVGDHGCEYMTGGVVCVLGATGLNFGAGMTGGFAFVLDLDNQFVDRYNHELIDINRLLSESMEAHRGYLRNLIADYVAETGSDWGREVLENFRDYVGKFWLVKPKAADIQSLLDTLRRAA, from the coding sequence GTGAGCTATCAAAACAGCGAACATCGTGGCCTGTACCGCCCCAAATTCGAGCGGGACAATTGCGGCTTCGGCCTAATCGCCCACATGGACGGCACCCCCAGCCACCGGCTGGTGAAGACCGCCATCCAGGCACTGACACGCATGACCCACCGCGGCGCGGTGGCCGCCGACATGAAAAGCGGCGACGGTTGCGGTCTGTTGCTGAAGCGCCCGGATTCCTTCCTGCGCGCCGTGGCGGACGAAGCCGGGATCCCTCTTGGTGAACAATATGCCGTGGGCGCCGTCTTCCTGAGCCAGGACGAGAGCGCCGCCCGGATCGCCCGGGAGACCATGGAACGGGAACTGCAGGCCGAGGGCCTCACCATAGCCGGCTGGCGTCCGGTGCCGGTGAACCCGGAGGCCTGCGGTGAAGAAGCGCTGGCCAGCCTCCCCCTGATCGAGCAACTCTTCGTCAACGCCCCGGCGCAGATGAGCGAGGCAAACCTGGAGCGGCATCTGTTTATCGGCCGCCGCCGCGCCGAGAACGCTCTGGCCGAGGATGAGGTGTTCTACATCGCCAGCCTCTCCAGCCGCGTGCTCTCCTACAAGGGCCTGGTGATGCCGAGCTATCTGCCGGTGTTTTACCTGGACCTGCAGGATCCACGCATGGCGGCGGCGCTCGCCGTGTTCCATCAGCGCTTCTCCACCAACACCCTGCCCCAGTGGCGCCTGGCACAGCCCTTCCGGTACCTGGCCCACAACGGCGAGATCAACACCATCGAAGGCAACCGCAACTGGGCCAATGCCCGGGCCGGCATCTTCGAATCGCCGCTGATCCCGAACATGGACGACATCCGCCCGCTGGTGAACAGCGAAGGCTCGGATTCCTCCAGCATGGACAATATGTTCGAGGTGCTGCTGGCCGGTGGTGTGGACATGTTCCGCGCCATGCGCCTGCTGGTGCCGCCGGCCTGGCAGAACGTGGACTCCATGGATCCGGACCTGCGAGCCTTCTACGAATACCACTCCATGCACATCGAGCCCTGGGACGGTCCGGCGGGCATCGTCCTCACCGACGGCCGCTACGCCGGCTGTGTGCTCGATCGCAACGGCCTGCGCCCGGCGCGTTGGGTCATCACCAAGGACCGGCACATCACCCTGGCCTCCGAGATCGGCGTGTGGGACTACCAGCCCGAGGACGTGGTGCGCAAGGGCCGGCTCAAGCCCGGTCAGATGCTCGCCGCCGACACCGATACCGGCGAGCTGCTGCTGCCCGAGGACATCGACGAGCAGCTGAAGAACCGCAAGCCCTACAAGCGCTGGCTGGCGGCCCACGCCCATTCCGTGGAACATGACCCGGCCGACCAGGCCGAGCCCCTGGACAGCGCCGCGGTGCTGGCCTACCAGAAGATGTTCAACGTCTCCTTCGAGGAACGTGAACTGGTGCTGCGGGTCACCGCCCAGGGCGGCCAGGAGCCGGTGGGCTCCATGGGCGACGACACCCCCTTCCCGGTGCTCTCCCGACAGCTGCGCTCCCCCTACGACAGCTTCCGCCAGCAGTTCGCCCAGGTCACCAACCCGGCCATCGACCCGCTGCGCGAGCAGATCGTCATGTCCCTGGAGACCTGCCTGGGCCGCGAGAAGAACCTGTTCGAGGAGACCGAGGCCCACGCCAAGCGCCTGGTGCTGGAATCCCCCGTGCTCTCGGGCGCCAAGTTCCGTGCCCTGCTGCGCCAGGACGACCCGGACTACGCTCACGAACTCATCGACCTGAACTACGACCCGGCCCGCGGCCTGCGCTCAGCCATCGAGGCTGTGGCGGAGCAGGCCGAGGCCGCCGTGCGCGCGGGCAAGACCCTGGTGGTGCTGTCCGATCGTCAGATCCGCGAAGGCAAGCTGCCGATTCACGCCCTGCTGGCCACCGGCGCGGTGCATCAGCGTCTGGTGCGCGAAGGCCTGCGCAGCAGCGCCAACATCATCGTCGAGACCGGCACGGCGCGGGATTCGCACCACTTTGCCGTACTGATCGGCAACGGCGCTTCCGCTGTCTTCCCCTACCTGGTCTACGATGTGCTGGCCGATCAGCTGCGCACCGGCGAGATCAAGGCCGCCGAGCGACTGGAGCTGGGCAGCAACTTCCGCAAGGGCATCAACAAGGGCCTGTACAAGATCCTCTCGAAGATGGGCATCAGCACCATCGCCAGCTACCGCGGCGCGCAGCTGTTCGAAATCGTCGGCCTGCACGACGAGGTGGTGGATCTGTGCTTCACCGGCACCACCAGCCGCATCCAGGGCATCAACTTCGCCGATCTGGAAGAAGACCAGCAGCAACTGGCGGAGCTGGCCTGGGCCAAGCGCAAGCCCATCAACCAGGGCGGCGTCTACAAGTACGTTCACAATGGCGAGTACCACGCCTACAACCCGGAGGTGGTGCGCGCGCTGCAGGAATCGGTGGAAACCGGTGATTACCAGCGTTACAAGCGCTATGCCGAGCTGGTGAACACCCGCCCGGTGACGGTGCTGCGCGATCTGCTGGGTCTGAAGCTTGCGGAGCAGCCCCTGGCGCTGGACGAGATAGAGCCCATCGAGGCCATCACCCAGCGCTTCGATTCCGCCGGCATGTCCCTGGGCGCCCTCTCCCCGGAGGCCCACGAAGCGCTGGCCATCGGCATGAACCGCCTGGGCGCGCGCTCCAATTCCGGTGAGGGCGGCGAGGATGTCGCCCGCTACGGCACCGAGCGCATGTCCAAGATCAAGCAGATCGCCTCCGGCCGCTTCGGCGTAACGCCCCATTATCTGGTCAACGCCGAGGTGCTGCAGATCAAGCTGGCCCAGGGCGCGAAGCCCGGCGAAGGCGGCCAGCTACCCGGTCACAAGGTCAACGACATCATCGCCCGGCTGCGCTACTCCATGCCGGGTGTCGCGCTGATCTCGCCGCCGCCGCATCATGACATCTACTCCATCGAGGATCTGGCGCAGCTGATCTTCGACTTGAAGCAGGTCAATCCGGAAGCGCTGGTTTCGGTAAAACTGGTGGCGGAAGCCGGCGTGGGCACCATCGCCGCCGGTGTCGCCAAGGCTTACGCGGACCTGATCACCATCGCCGGCTACGACGGCGGCACGGGCGCCTCGCCCCTGACCTCGGTGAAGTATGCCGGCGGCCCCTGGGAGCTGGGTCTGACCGAGACCCACCAGGTACTGCGCAGGAACAATCTGCGCGATCGCATCCGCCTGCAGACCGACGGCGGCCTGAAGACCGGCCTGGACGTGATCAAGGCGGCCATCCTGGGCGCGGAGAGCTTCGGCTTCGGCACCGCCCCCATGATCGCCATGGGCTGCAAGTACCTGCGCATCTGCCATCTGAACAACTGCCCCACCGGCGTCGCCACCCAGCAGGACGTGCTGCGGCTGCGGCACTTCATCGGCAGCCCGGAGCGGGTTTCCAACTACTTCCGCTTCGTCGCCGAGGAAGTGCGCGAGTGGCTGGCCAAGCTCGGCGTGCGCCGCCTGGAGGACCTGGTGGGCCGCACTGACCTGATGGAAGTGCTGCCCGGCGAAACCGAGCGTCAGGGCCGGCTGGACTACAGCCCCATCCTGTCGGATGCCGGCGTACCCGCCGAGCGGCCGCGGCTGTGCGGTGTGGAGCGCAATCTGCCCTTCGACAAGGGAGAGCTTGCCGAGCAGATGGTCGCCGACGCCCTGCCCGCCATCGAGGCCAAGAGCGGCGGCGAGTTCAGCTACACCCTGCGCAACACCCACCGCTCCATCGGCGCGCGACTGTCCGGCGAAATCGCCCGCCGCCACGGCAATCTGGGCATGAGCGACAAGCCCCTCGTGCTGAAACTCACCGGCACCGCCGGCCAGAGCTTCGGCGTATGGAACGCCGGCGGTCTGCACATGCACCTGGAAGGCGATGCCAACGACTACGTGGGCAAGGGCATGGCCGGCGGCAAGCTGGTCATTCACCCGCCCGCTGGCAGCGTCTTCAAGACCCAGGAGACCACCATCATCGGCAACACCTGCCTGTACGGCGCGACCGGCGGCAAGCTCTACGCCGCGGGGCTGGCCGGCGAGCGCTTCGCCGTGCGCAACTCCGGTGCGCTGGCGGTGGTCGAAGGGGTGGGCGATCACGGCTGCGAATACATGACCGGTGGCGTGGTCTGCGTGCTGGGCGCCACGGGCCTGAACTTCGGCGCGGGCATGACCGGTGGCTTCGCCTTCGTGCTGGACCTGGATAACCAGTTCGTCGACCGCTACAACCATGAGCTGATCGACATCAACCGCCTGCTCTCCGAGAGCATGGAGGCCCACCGCGGCTATCTGCGCAACCTGATCGCCGACTACGTGGCGGAAACCGGCAGCGACTGGGGCCGGGAGGTGCTGGAGAACTTCCGCGATTACGTGGGCAAGTTCTGGCTGGTCAAACCCAAGGCCGCCGACATCCAGAGCCTGCTGGACACCCTGCGCCGCGCCGCCTGA
- a CDS encoding FAD-dependent oxidoreductase, translated as MSKNVFQFIEVPRQGPRVISPEQRIREFKEIYAGFEQDQACAQAGRCLECGNPYCEWKCPVHNYIPNWLKLVAEGNLFEAAELSHKTNSLPEVCGRVCPQDRLCEGACTLNDGFGAITIGSVEKYITDEAVKQGWRPNMDGVVPTGKKVAVIGAGPAGLGAADILVRNGVQPVVFDKYPQIGGLLTFGIPPFKLEKEVIATRRMLMEGMGVEFRLNTEVGKDVTMDQLLAEYDAVFLGMGAYTYMRGGFPGEDMEGVHEALPFLVSNINRLMGYGGEYISMEGQRVVVLGGGDTAMDCNRTSVRQGAASVTCAYRRDEANMPGSRREVANAKEEGVQFLWNRQPVEIVGNGRVEGVKVITTRLGAPDERGRRSPEPVPGSEEIIPADRVIIAFGFRPSPAPWFDDFNIEVDERDRVKIAKGELCGQTSNPKIFSGGDMVRGADLVVTAVWEGREAAKGILNYLDV; from the coding sequence ATGAGCAAGAACGTTTTCCAGTTCATCGAAGTCCCCCGCCAGGGGCCCCGCGTGATCAGCCCCGAGCAGCGCATCCGGGAATTCAAGGAGATCTACGCCGGCTTCGAGCAGGATCAGGCCTGCGCCCAGGCCGGGCGCTGCCTGGAGTGCGGCAACCCGTACTGCGAGTGGAAGTGCCCGGTGCACAACTACATCCCCAACTGGCTGAAACTGGTGGCCGAGGGGAATCTGTTCGAGGCCGCCGAGCTCTCCCACAAGACCAACTCCCTGCCGGAAGTCTGCGGCCGGGTCTGCCCCCAGGACCGGCTGTGCGAGGGTGCCTGCACCCTCAATGACGGCTTCGGCGCCATCACCATCGGTTCGGTGGAGAAGTACATCACCGATGAAGCCGTCAAGCAGGGCTGGCGCCCGAACATGGACGGCGTGGTGCCCACCGGCAAGAAGGTCGCCGTGATCGGCGCCGGCCCCGCCGGGCTGGGCGCGGCCGACATCCTGGTGCGCAATGGCGTGCAGCCGGTGGTGTTCGACAAATACCCGCAGATCGGCGGCCTGCTCACCTTCGGCATCCCCCCCTTCAAGCTGGAAAAAGAGGTCATCGCGACCCGGCGCATGCTGATGGAAGGCATGGGCGTGGAGTTCCGCCTCAATACAGAGGTGGGCAAGGACGTGACCATGGACCAGCTGCTGGCGGAATACGACGCCGTATTTCTCGGCATGGGCGCCTACACCTACATGCGTGGCGGCTTCCCCGGCGAGGACATGGAAGGCGTACACGAGGCGCTGCCCTTCCTGGTTTCCAACATCAATCGGCTGATGGGCTACGGCGGCGAGTACATCAGCATGGAAGGCCAGCGGGTGGTGGTTCTGGGCGGTGGTGATACCGCCATGGACTGCAATCGCACCTCTGTCCGTCAGGGCGCGGCCAGCGTCACCTGCGCGTACCGCCGGGACGAGGCGAACATGCCCGGCTCCCGCCGCGAGGTAGCCAACGCCAAGGAAGAGGGCGTGCAGTTCCTGTGGAACCGCCAGCCGGTGGAAATCGTCGGCAACGGCCGGGTGGAAGGCGTGAAGGTCATCACCACCCGTCTGGGCGCGCCGGACGAGCGCGGCCGACGCAGCCCCGAGCCGGTGCCGGGCAGCGAGGAAATCATTCCCGCCGACCGGGTGATCATCGCCTTCGGCTTTCGCCCCAGCCCCGCGCCCTGGTTCGACGACTTCAACATCGAGGTGGACGAACGCGACCGGGTGAAGATCGCCAAGGGAGAGCTCTGCGGCCAGACCAGCAACCCGAAGATCTTCTCCGGCGGCGACATGGTCCGTGGCGCGGATCTGGTGGTCACCGCCGTGTGGGAGGGCCGCGAGGCCGCCAAGGGCATTCTCAACTACCTGGACGTCTGA
- the aroK gene encoding shikimate kinase AroK, whose amino-acid sequence MSSASRSIFLVGPMGAGKSTIGRRLAQALGLRFVDSDHCLEERTGVRIPVIFEIEGEAGFREREARLIEELTREPGIVLATGGGAVITPDNRRHLGGRGTVIYLRTSVDRQLQRTRHDRNRPLLQTADPRARLAALLAERDPLYREVADLIVDTDRGGVKSLVRHITEQLERAARPTETL is encoded by the coding sequence ATGAGTTCAGCCAGCCGCAGCATCTTTCTGGTCGGCCCCATGGGGGCGGGCAAGAGCACCATCGGCCGGCGCCTGGCCCAGGCGCTGGGGCTACGCTTCGTGGACAGCGATCATTGCCTGGAAGAGCGCACCGGGGTACGCATCCCGGTGATCTTCGAGATCGAGGGCGAGGCCGGCTTTCGCGAGCGCGAAGCGCGCCTGATCGAAGAACTCACCCGCGAACCGGGCATCGTGCTGGCCACGGGCGGCGGCGCGGTAATCACTCCCGACAACCGCCGCCACCTTGGCGGCCGGGGCACCGTCATCTACCTGCGCACTTCGGTGGATCGGCAACTGCAGCGCACCCGTCACGATCGCAACCGCCCGCTGCTGCAGACCGCCGACCCCCGCGCCCGGCTCGCCGCCCTGCTCGCCGAGCGCGACCCGCTGTACCGGGAGGTCGCCGATCTGATCGTCGACACCGACCGCGGCGGCGTGAAAAGCCTGGTGCGGCACATCACCGAACAACTGGAGCGGGCCGCGCGGCCCACGGAGACTCTCTAG
- the hemE gene encoding uroporphyrinogen decarboxylase: MTELSNDRLLRALAREPVDRTPVWMMRQAGRYLPEYREVRAKAGSFMDLCQNPELACEVTLQPLERFPLDAAILFSDILTIPDAMGLGLYFEPGEGPRFRNPVRSAAAVDSLPIPDPFDDLGYVMDAVSLIRRELNGRVPLIGFAGSPWTLATYMVEGGPSKFFAHIKGMIYERPDVLHQLLTRTAAAVTDYLNAQVEAGAQALMLFDSWGGVLNPEAYQQFSLAYCARILQGLRRETPDGRKIPVVLFTKGGGQWLESMAEAGFDALGLDWTTDMGDARRRVGDTVALQGNLDPTTLYGPPNVIRAEVAKVLASYGPGSGHVFNLGHGIHPEVPPEHAAAMVQAVHELSPAYHGGNPEQQA; this comes from the coding sequence GTGACTGAACTGAGCAACGACCGGCTGCTACGCGCCCTGGCGCGCGAACCTGTGGACCGCACTCCGGTGTGGATGATGCGCCAGGCCGGCCGCTATCTCCCCGAGTACCGCGAGGTGCGCGCCAAGGCCGGCTCCTTCATGGACCTGTGCCAGAACCCCGAGCTCGCCTGCGAGGTCACCCTGCAGCCGTTGGAGCGCTTCCCGCTGGACGCGGCCATCCTGTTCTCGGACATTCTCACCATTCCCGACGCCATGGGCCTGGGCCTGTACTTCGAGCCCGGCGAGGGGCCCCGCTTCAGGAACCCGGTGCGCTCCGCCGCCGCCGTGGACTCCCTGCCCATCCCCGACCCCTTCGATGACCTGGGCTACGTGATGGACGCGGTAAGCCTGATCCGCCGCGAGCTCAACGGGCGGGTGCCGCTGATCGGCTTTGCCGGCAGCCCCTGGACGCTGGCCACCTACATGGTGGAAGGCGGCCCGAGCAAGTTCTTCGCCCATATCAAGGGCATGATTTACGAGCGCCCGGATGTGCTCCATCAGTTGCTCACCCGCACCGCCGCCGCGGTCACCGACTATCTCAACGCCCAGGTGGAAGCCGGCGCCCAGGCCTTGATGCTGTTCGACTCCTGGGGCGGCGTGCTCAACCCCGAGGCCTACCAGCAGTTCTCGCTGGCCTACTGCGCCCGCATCCTCCAGGGGCTGCGCCGCGAGACACCGGACGGCCGAAAGATTCCCGTGGTCCTTTTCACCAAGGGCGGGGGCCAGTGGCTGGAGAGCATGGCCGAGGCCGGCTTCGACGCCCTGGGCCTGGACTGGACCACGGACATGGGCGACGCCCGCCGACGGGTGGGCGACACGGTGGCCCTGCAGGGCAATCTGGACCCGACCACCCTGTACGGCCCGCCGAACGTCATCCGCGCGGAAGTGGCCAAGGTGCTCGCCAGCTACGGGCCCGGCAGTGGCCATGTGTTCAACCTCGGCCACGGCATCCACCCGGAGGTACCGCCGGAGCACGCGGCGGCGATGGTACAGGCGGTGCATGAACTGAGCCCCGCCTACCACGGCGGAAACCCGGAGCAGCAGGCCTGA